A genomic window from Candidatus Nitrosoglobus terrae includes:
- a CDS encoding cell division protein ZapA → MNNEAPPMVLHILGKEYRVGCPLGNEESLLTAARYVNKKMEEVKGCGKVIGVERVAIMTALNIAHELLEEYSRKKEEHELNERIQALRYKVEMVLEEYRQIEAS, encoded by the coding sequence ATGAATAATGAGGCTCCGCCAATGGTATTGCATATATTAGGTAAAGAATATCGGGTAGGTTGCCCACTTGGTAATGAAGAGTCATTGCTAACAGCCGCTCGATATGTAAATAAAAAAATGGAAGAGGTTAAAGGCTGCGGTAAAGTTATTGGTGTAGAACGAGTAGCTATAATGACAGCCCTAAATATCGCTCATGAATTATTGGAGGAGTATAGCAGAAAAAAGGAAGAACATGAGCTAAATGAGCGTATTCAAGCCCTTCGGTATAAAGTTGAAATGGTATTAGAGGAATACCGTCAGATTGAGGCTTCATAA
- the hemB gene encoding porphobilinogen synthase yields MPTPFWSGRRFPLTRTRRMRRDEFSRRLMREHRLSCDDLIYPIFIVEGDNRREAIPSMPGIERITIDILLSESEELLALGIPAIALFPVTSSDRKSDDAREAYNPNGLTQRSVRALKKNFPTLGIITDIALDPFTHHGQDGIVDTHGYVTNDKTVEILVKQALSHAEAGADIVAPSDMMDGRIGAIRNALEAAGHVNTRILAYSAKYASSFYGPFRDAVGSANNLGSGDKYSYQMDPANSDEALQEAALDLKEGADMIMVKPGIPYLDIVHRVKTTFGVPTFVYQVSGEYTMLTAAFQNGWLDRQAVIMESLVSIKRAGADAILSYFAKEVAYWLKNR; encoded by the coding sequence TTGCCTACACCCTTTTGGAGCGGTAGACGTTTTCCCTTAACCCGTACTCGCCGGATGCGAAGAGATGAATTTTCTCGAAGGCTGATGCGGGAACATCGACTAAGTTGTGATGATCTTATTTATCCCATATTTATTGTTGAGGGTGATAATCGACGAGAAGCAATTCCCTCTATGCCGGGTATTGAGAGAATTACTATTGATATCTTATTAAGCGAGTCTGAAGAATTATTAGCGCTTGGAATTCCAGCTATCGCTCTGTTTCCAGTCACATCATCAGATCGAAAATCAGATGATGCCCGTGAAGCCTATAACCCCAATGGCTTAACTCAGCGATCAGTTCGAGCTTTAAAGAAAAATTTCCCCACGCTAGGCATAATTACTGATATTGCCTTAGACCCGTTTACTCACCATGGCCAAGATGGCATTGTAGATACCCATGGTTATGTTACAAATGATAAAACTGTAGAGATTCTAGTAAAACAGGCCCTTTCTCATGCAGAGGCTGGAGCTGATATTGTTGCACCATCTGACATGATGGATGGCCGTATCGGCGCTATTCGCAACGCTCTAGAAGCGGCTGGACACGTCAATACTCGGATTTTAGCCTACTCAGCTAAATATGCCTCTAGTTTTTATGGCCCCTTCCGAGACGCAGTAGGATCAGCGAACAATCTAGGTAGTGGAGATAAATACAGCTATCAAATGGATCCTGCCAACAGTGATGAAGCATTACAGGAAGCCGCCTTAGATTTGAAAGAAGGCGCAGATATGATCATGGTTAAGCCAGGGATACCTTATCTTGATATCGTGCATCGAGTTAAAACAACTTTCGGTGTTCCAACCTTTGTTTACCAAGTAAGCGGTGAATATACTATGTTAACTGCTGCCTTCCAGAACGGGTGGCTAGATCGGCAAGCTGTAATTATGGAATCTTTAGTCTCCATAAAAAGAGCAGGAGCCGATGCAATTTTGAGCTATTTTGCAAAAGAAGTCGCTTATTGGTTGAAAAATCGATAA
- a CDS encoding TIGR02449 family protein, with protein MTIEQLEQRINELIKLCDHLKAENQALRNQITELDSEQTRLIRLTELARNRIEDMIMRLKSMEQA; from the coding sequence ATGACAATTGAGCAATTAGAGCAGCGTATTAATGAGTTAATTAAGCTTTGTGATCATCTAAAGGCAGAAAACCAAGCCTTACGCAATCAGATTACGGAACTCGATTCTGAGCAAACTAGGCTGATTAGATTAACCGAGCTTGCACGAAACCGGATCGAAGATATGATCATGCGCCTAAAATCTATGGAGCAGGCCTGA
- the pepP gene encoding Xaa-Pro aminopeptidase: MESKEFQLRRKYLMETMGEDSIAILPTASTYYRNRDVAFPFRADSNFYYLTGFPEHEAVAVFIPSRDHGEYLLFCREEDPEKERWEGQRAGIKGACENYGADDAFPITDIDSILPGLLEGKDRIYYAIGYYLEFDRRLVNWINQIRRASRAGKRAPGELVALDHLLHEMRLIKSAQEIKAMREAARISAEAHIRAMQFCRPDIMEYQIEAEISHHFCNQGARSHAYPPIIGGGSNACILHYTDNNTRLKKNELLLIDAGAEYDYYAGDITRTFPVNGCFSPAQKAIYELVLEAQVAAINKVKLGNHWNDPHEAAVHILTEGLVSLGLLKGQVNTLIKKGYYRQFFMHRTGHWLGMDVHDVGDYKINDEWRVFEAGMVLTIEPGLYIPASPDIAKKWWNIGVRIEDDILVTKNGYEILSAAAPKTVDEIQSLMASS, encoded by the coding sequence ATGGAATCTAAAGAATTTCAGCTCCGCCGTAAATATTTAATGGAAACGATGGGAGAAGATAGCATTGCTATATTACCTACAGCAAGCACTTATTATCGCAACCGCGATGTTGCATTCCCATTTCGTGCCGATAGTAATTTCTATTATTTAACAGGCTTTCCTGAACATGAAGCAGTCGCTGTATTCATCCCTAGCCGTGATCATGGAGAATACCTTTTATTTTGCCGAGAAGAAGATCCAGAAAAAGAGAGATGGGAAGGCCAACGCGCTGGAATTAAAGGAGCTTGTGAAAATTATGGGGCAGATGATGCTTTTCCTATTACGGATATTGATAGCATTCTTCCCGGTCTTTTAGAGGGAAAAGATCGTATTTACTACGCTATCGGTTATTATTTAGAGTTTGATCGGCGGCTGGTAAATTGGATTAACCAGATCCGACGAGCCTCCCGCGCAGGTAAGCGCGCCCCAGGGGAGCTTGTAGCCCTTGATCACTTACTCCATGAAATGCGCCTGATTAAAAGCGCACAAGAAATTAAAGCTATGCGTGAGGCGGCACGGATTTCAGCCGAAGCTCACATCCGAGCAATGCAATTCTGTCGTCCTGACATAATGGAGTACCAAATAGAAGCAGAAATCTCTCATCATTTCTGTAATCAAGGTGCTCGATCCCACGCCTACCCTCCTATTATAGGAGGGGGTAGTAATGCTTGTATTCTTCACTATACTGATAACAATACTCGCCTAAAAAAAAATGAACTACTACTTATTGATGCAGGTGCTGAGTACGATTATTATGCTGGGGATATTACCCGTACGTTTCCAGTAAATGGTTGCTTCTCCCCAGCGCAAAAAGCTATTTATGAGCTTGTCCTAGAAGCACAGGTGGCTGCAATCAATAAAGTAAAACTAGGAAACCATTGGAATGATCCCCATGAGGCCGCAGTACACATATTAACAGAAGGCTTAGTATCTCTTGGTTTGCTTAAAGGGCAGGTAAATACCTTAATTAAAAAAGGGTATTATCGTCAGTTTTTTATGCACCGTACCGGACATTGGTTAGGTATGGATGTCCATGATGTGGGAGATTACAAGATCAATGACGAATGGCGAGTTTTTGAGGCTGGCATGGTGCTAACGATAGAACCAGGATTATATATCCCCGCCAGCCCCGATATCGCTAAAAAATGGTGGAACATTGGAGTTAGAATTGAAGATGATATCTTAGTAACTAAAAATGGCTATGAAATTTTAAGTGCAGCAGCTCCCAAGACCGTAGATGAAATTCAAAGCTTAATGGCTTCTTCATAA
- the aroE gene encoding shikimate dehydrogenase, giving the protein MPDHYAVMGNPIAHSKSPQIHTMFAYQTNQNLIYTPILVEVGKFEEAITVFHNQGGKGLNITIPFKNQAWSLMDKCSSEAQRAKAVNTIAIKEDGSLFGYNTDGIGLVRDLTQNHGKRISGQRLLLLGAGGAASGVIEALLSEKPSHLAVINRTSAKAIELAARFSPFGTIIGGGHELLENNSFDLIINATASSLHGEVPQLPPRILNPNSWVYDMMYGNESTAFIKWGQIQGAEHCLDGLGMLVEQAAESFFIWRKIRPNTAPIITQLRLKQRDRLLTIGE; this is encoded by the coding sequence ATACCTGATCATTACGCTGTTATGGGTAATCCTATTGCCCATAGTAAATCTCCCCAGATTCATACTATGTTTGCTTATCAGACGAACCAAAATCTAATCTATACACCCATATTGGTGGAGGTAGGAAAATTTGAAGAAGCAATAACTGTTTTTCATAACCAAGGAGGTAAAGGGTTAAACATTACTATCCCATTTAAAAACCAAGCTTGGAGTTTAATGGATAAATGCAGCTCTGAAGCTCAAAGAGCAAAAGCAGTTAATACTATTGCTATTAAAGAAGATGGATCATTGTTTGGCTATAATACTGACGGCATAGGATTAGTACGAGATCTAACCCAGAATCATGGAAAACGGATCAGTGGTCAGCGGCTTCTGCTACTGGGGGCTGGCGGTGCAGCCTCTGGGGTCATAGAGGCATTATTATCAGAAAAACCATCACATCTAGCTGTAATTAACCGCACCTCCGCTAAAGCCATTGAGCTAGCAGCACGATTTAGCCCTTTTGGTACGATTATAGGGGGTGGGCACGAGCTGCTTGAAAATAACTCCTTCGATCTTATTATTAATGCTACAGCAAGCAGCCTTCACGGAGAAGTTCCTCAACTCCCCCCAAGAATATTAAATCCTAATAGCTGGGTTTACGATATGATGTATGGAAACGAATCTACAGCTTTTATTAAATGGGGGCAAATACAAGGGGCAGAGCACTGTTTAGATGGCCTAGGAATGCTAGTAGAACAGGCAGCAGAATCATTCTTCATTTGGCGTAAGATAAGACCTAACACTGCACCCATCATTACACAACTAAGATTAAAACAAAGAGATCGCTTACTTACTATAGGGGAATAA